The sequence below is a genomic window from Lycium ferocissimum isolate CSIRO_LF1 chromosome 9, AGI_CSIRO_Lferr_CH_V1, whole genome shotgun sequence.
AATAGACAAACTTGTACTTGTACTAATTTGTTGTTTCTAGACATTATATAGATGTGTATTTGGTATCCATGAACAGTTAGTATTAAAGTAAATTTAATATATGCTTCTTTGAAAAttgatatgtatttgtttaatggtttgttcatttattttaaaatatgattgGCTCAATAACAAATacatgtaatatttattttttcgaGTGTAGAACCGTCAACCGAATTCGTGTACACGGTACATGATGGAGGAAGGCGATTCATTCTTAATTTGAATAGCAAAACTTGCGGTTGTCGTATGTTTCAACTAGATGAAATCCCCCGCCCACATGCATGGCTgtcattaaaaagaaaaatctggttgttgatgattattgCTCTGATTTGTTCAAACCGGAGACCGTGTTGAAGACATATGATGTACCTGTGGATCCTCTACCCGACGAGCGTGAATGGAACGTTCCCAAAAACATCTTGGAGGAAGTGGTTTTGCCACCAAGATACAAGAGACCGCCTGGTAGGCCAAAGAAGAGGCGTGATAAGCCTTTAAGTGAATTGTTGTTTGGAAAGAGCAGACATGCTTGCAGTACTTGTGGACACCTTGGGCACAACAGACGTTCATGTAGTTTTGAGCCTCTAAGGAAGTGATTTTTTCTGGTGTTCCTATCCATTTAACTTTATTCGCGAAGATAGATTGGTTATTTAAGTATTTGAACACTTGTGTCAAAAACTTCTATTGACACATGTAGTAGTATTATAGAAATTTTTGCTATGAAATGAATGTCCCATTCATGAACATacataattgattttttttttttccgatacGTATGGTGTTTTTTTGAACTTCAAGAAATACTGCGTACTTGgtaacacaacatacatattatatctgtaaaaatgataaagttgtttttattttggaatttttttggaTTAGAGGCTCATAGTTGTCTTTGGTAATGTCAACTAAACATTATGTATTTGTTGTTCTTCCGAAAATTGTATATCGTAATAGAACATACATGTTTTTGTGTGATCTTTGGTGTATGAAATTACACGGTAATGTTCATGTATttgtaacacaaaaaaaaaaaagcaacccATGTTCCGGTTGGAAAAATGGTGTGTCTATTCAACATATGTGGTATAAAAACGTACGATGAAGTTGGTTTATTTTTTGCAATCTTTTTTGATTGAAATCATATAGTTGTGTTGGTCATGTCAAAGACGCAAGATGTGTTTAttaaactaaaacaaaaatgaataaaCCTTACTAAAACATACATATTTTGTGAAACCTGCTGAATTAAACATACATATTTTGTGAACCTGGTGATTAAATGTATTTGTGGATTCATGATGTCACATTTTACTGTGTTTTTTCCAAACTTCAGATATATTTGACAATATATGGAACTAAGTACATCAAACATATGGAACATAACCCCCCTGAGATTTCTTTGGTTAAATGATAATTATCCAACACCAGTCAAAATACATTTAAAAACATCAGATTGTTTGCTCTaatcaaaaaaaggaaaaaaaaaacatcgaATGCACGAATAGTATTTATCAAACATCAATTGCATCTACAGTGTCGTAATCGATTCTTTGGCCTAATCGGTCTAGGTGGAACTTCATTATCACTCTCGGCTTTGTCAGCAACCTTGCGTTCAGCGTAGTCCCATAAGAGTGCACCGTATCTCATACGTTGCATGTGTGCATCAATGACATCTGGAATCCTTTCACCCGATATCAAATACTCAGCATACGCTGCCGTGAAGACACCACAGtccctaaaaaataaaaaataaaaataaaaaaagataagaacttatattagaaaatatatatgtttcaaGTTCAAGGATGTATTTCTAGGTCAAACAACTCATGTATTTTAGAAGAATAATGAATTGATATGATATATCATGTAtttgatacactatgatatttttaaaaatatatgtttacTACTTACGTGCTACCAGCAGTTTGATGCGGCAGATTTTCAACATAGACAACTTCAAGTATATCGATCTGTCCCTTATCCGCATATGTTGGGTCTTTCACCAAATCTATGCTTTTTTGATTTACATAGAATCCAGCCAGATGTAGGAAATGTGGCAGAAGTGTAGCAagcttttttatttcattcctaACAACTGCGTTGTGCCCGGCTGATTGATACGAGTTGTAAACATACAGACGccgtacaaaaaaaaaaaaaaaaaaaaaaaagaaaagaattcaGCGGTAAAATGATGAATGAAACACTaatgataaaatatttaattcatcatcAAAAATACATGTCCTTGAATGAAAGGAGTACCAATAACcaatgattttcttcttttatattcaCCGGTATTAGCACGTTGTCAACCGTATGCCACGGGACAGTGGCAATAAGCCTGTGGCCCTTAACATACTCAATCAATACTTGCTCTTCATTTGCCACGTTTGTCTGGGTTTCAACATTGTGATATGCGTGGTGGACCACATCAATTCTCTGCTTGAATAGGCAGTCAACAGTGGTGAAGCTGAAATTGTTCCTTTTATCATACTTTCCTTTCTTCCGAAAGTAATAGAAAATGACATCAATGTGCTGTCTTgtcaaaaatacataaattagaTCATAttcaaatacataaaaacatttTAGTAACAGAAGGTGAATTTCATTGCTGATAAAAATCACCTCATCATTCCAAAGCTGACCATCCATCGATAACAGGTAAAACCAGTTCTTATCATTGACAGTTGTGATGCCAAAATTGAATTTGACTCCATTGTCAAAAactgccattttttttttgtaatggtCTTCGTAATTCTTTCTGCggcaacaaaacaaacaaatacatcaACTTATTCACAAAACCCATGCGGAATCACTGTACGTAATACTGGGATAAAACACATACTTGCTATCGTGCCTCACAAGAAGACCGTTTCGAAGTCAAATACGGTAATCATCCACAATCTGTACATCAAGTGGACCGGTAATGGGATCTTGCTGGAATggatatttttttatcaaacacaTGAACATGATCCTTTCCGAACTACTACCGTGTATTTGGTCGTTAAACATTAACGATTGCATATTAAAACACAAAGCAAATTAAAActagatatataccaaaatctGTCACAAACGGTGAAGACCTGTATTTACTGGGGCGTGTAGCTCGTGGGACTGATGGATGTAACATGATTTCTTTCCCTGGGGTTTGGCTTGGTAAATACTCATCAGGCAACAACCACTGAGACAACGGCTGCGCGTTACAAACTGCTGCCTGGGGTTCCTCTAAGACAGTTGAGCTGGTGTTTTCCTCGGTTTTTTCCTCTTGAACTTGTTCATTAGCCATTTCTGATTCTGCTATATTTGCTAGCACCTGTGCGATCGCCTactcaaaaatacaaaaagaaacaTTATTCAGTCACTTGTatgatacattttaaaaaagaaaaaaatggctGAATCAGAATACGTTTATGTCGAACCTCGGAAGTATTTGAATCATCAGAACATTTTTGCTCTTCCACAGTATGTTTCCCTGATTGATCGGCGGACGTTCAACCGAAGTCTTCGGTTCTCCTGAAAGATCACCTCCTTCCGCAATCTCTTCGGTTGAAGCTTTCATCGTATCGCCGCTCTCATTgccaataccaacttgaatatCCGGTGCAATACCCTTTTCCTTATAAAAACACAGGCCAAAAGACTATAAAATACATGAATCtaatagatgaaaaactatattaaatacataaaaacatgagaaaattattTGCTGAAGATGTCCAAAATCAGTAAACAAATACATAAAGGAAAACAGTGAACAGTCATCTTTGTCAAACAAacagtatttttaaaaaaaatacatgacaCTACTGTttttcatatcaatatcaaataCATAATATTATAAAGTCCAGTAGATCCCAAATTTTCATCATACctgaattatatttttttataaatgacatataaaaatgattaaaaaatggtaaatacattaaaaaaatatatatatacctctgTTGGATCAGCAGGAAGGAGAACCGAATTCTTCGGTTCTCCTGAAAAATCACCTCCTTCCGCAATCTCTTCTGTTGAAGCTTTCAGCGTATCACCGCTCTCATTGCCAAAACCAACTTGAATATCCGGTGCAAGACCCTTTTCCTTATATAAAAAACACAGGCCAAaagtatataaaatacatgTCCAAAAGCAGTAAACAAAAACAGTGAACAGTCGTGCTGTCAAACAAAACAGTACACAACAAATACATGACACTACTGTTTTTCATATCAGTTTAAAATACATAATATTTTAAAGTCCAGTAGATCCCAAATTTTCATCATATctgaattaaatttttttttaagataacatataaaaatgagtaacaaatgataaatacattaaaaaaaatatacctcTGTTGGATGCACATCACCCGTATCAGTCTCCATGTGAATACCGTCACCATGGTCCATGTAATCATCAGCTTCTTGATGTATGTTGCCATCATGTAAAGGAACATGAGTTTTTTGTCATCACCCTAAAAAACAAATGATGTATTTGTTAGATACATATGCTTCTTAATTCACATCGAAGGCACTCGTTTCaatatgtatttattgatttttttaccttttctgaATTTTGTTTCCCTTTGACATGTTCCAAAACCTTTTCGAAGTTTTCATCAATAACTTTGCGAAGATCCTTGAGCTCAGTAAAAACATCCTTGAATTCAGCAAGCACCTAAATGGTAATAACAACAAATTCATTGTAAAATCCTTATTTGTTGTAGTTTGatgaatatcaaaataaaataaaaaaacttactTCCTGCTTAAATTGATTAAGTTCCTGCCTCAAACTTGTGAGGTCAACTGATTTGCTGGTAGATACATCGTCAACAGGAACGCGGTGGACACTTGGAGcagctttttcttttccctttgatTGAACCGACTTATCTACCACCGAAACAGGTTTTTTAGATGATTGTCCAACTGTGGTTGGTGACTTCTGAACAAGCAATGCTGCCGTTGACATCTTCCTAGGCTTCTTGTGCGGTGGAGATTTTGAATCATCGTTCTTTTGTGTTTTCTTGGCAGCAGCAACATGGGGGGGTGTTGTGGTAAAATCTGCATATTCATTTTCCTCTTGGTGTATTTGAGGTGGTGGTGCAGTTCTGTTGACCAGGTATCGACGCAGACCAAGCTTCTCAACCTCTAACATGGTCGGAACAATGTTGTTGAATTTAAGAATGTCCTGCACATAAATATGTGTGAACTGTCAGTTTAGAACCTCTCTGTATTTTACAAATACACAGCAACTACACTACACAAAATGCAAGTGTATAAATACACAGCAACTAAAAATACACAAAATGCAAGtgtagatattttaactaaaaatacAAAACATGCAACTGTTGTTACCTCTCTGTATTTTACAAATACACAGCAACTACACTACACAAAATGCAAGTGTAAAAATACACAGCAACTAAAAATACACAAAATGCAAGtgtagatattttaactaaaaatacaaaaaatgcaACTGTTGTTACCTCTCTGTATTTTACAAATACACAAGtgtagatattttaactaaaaaacaaaaaatgcaaGTGTAAAAATACACAACCAAAAACTATGCAAGTGtaaaaaatacacaaaatgCAAGTGTAACAAATACTGGTTTATAGGCATGTATGTAATGTAAGTATTTTACCTCACCATCCTTAAACATGCCCAACATCAAGTAGTTAGCGATGGCTTTTGGTTCTTGTTCTCGATTAAACATTCTTGGGATTCGGCTTCCGGTTTTAACCATTAAATTAGGGTCAACATTAGAGCAGCACTCATATATCCACACTTGCATAGCAAAAGGAAAACCCCATAGACAATAAATTGCTTCAGCTTGTCCATTTTGTGGTGAATACtcttaatcaaatcatcaaatgCTTCATTACCCCATGTATATTCATTGTACTGTTCACTCTCCACCAAGTCAAAATGATGTCTTGGGACTGTGACGTTCCTTTTTTCACTTGAAAGTATGTAATTGTGAATGAAATATAGGATCGCAATCTTTCAAACATCTTATACGCATTATCACCAACACCCCAATCCTTGTCTTCAAAGCACTTATTTAAAGTCATCTTTAAAACACTATTACCAGAACCACCGAAATATTCATCCAACAATCTGTTAGGACCCTCGTCAAAAACAACATCATCCCCGTAACACTTCAAACCAGTAATTAAAGCAAACTCAAAAAAGACCGAATGTCAACTCCGTCCCATTAATATCGATAACAAACGCATCACTATTACTACGCTTCAACTCCCTAACCATAAAACACCTAAATAACCGACCCCGCACCTCGGTGTCAACTTGCATCTGCATATATTGTccaaaaatagttttggaaaaaaGCTTGAATTGTCTATCGGTCAGTTTGTCCTTCAACTCATCTTTAATGTTATGGTTCATATATGAAGCATAACGTATCGGTTGAGTGGGGGGACGTTTAACCAGGAATTTGGAGGCCTGAAAGTTTGAATATAATTGCAAAACATGAgaatcaaaaaatatataatcatacataaacctgttattaatttaaaaaaatacacaaatttGAGGAATTGCAAAATACATGATACATGGTTGATATTTTGATAACAAATATGGTTATCAACTTGTATGTATGTTTCAAATACAAAGCTaattcaaacaaaaacaaaaatacatACGACTCCTATCCCATCTATTACTGAATTGTTCAGATCAATAAAATACATGCAAACAAAAACACAGTTATTAAGATGTTTAGCTGACAAACGTTGAACAAATACACCTTTTATCTGACACATACACATATCTGCTTTTGTAAACATACATATACCTGTTATTGATTTTAAAAATACACAAATGTGAGGAATTACAAATACATGATACATAGTTTGATAATTGATAACAAATATGATTATTGAAAATACATGATACAGTTGTATGTATGTGTTCCCATCCATTAATGAATTGTTCAGATCAATAAATACATGCAACCATACTTACAGATGGGGTCAAAAATACATGAATCATTAACCGAATTTTGGCAACATgtaaaatacaaatttttatacaacaaaaaaatgtatataaaaatcaaaaaataccTGCTTGTTCACAGTTAATTGTTGTTCTCCGGTATTAGTCTCTACAACATTCTTCCCTTTGCTACTAGAAGCAACATCGGatgtttttctcctctttgtGGCAGTATCAGaaacatttttttcctccaaattaaCAGTTGAAGTATTTCTGATTCTGCCAGGATCATGGATTTTCTTAGATCTCCTTTCAGCAACCAATTTCTCAGCAGAAGCTGCATCAACATCATGTTGCTGAGAAATACCCAAATCAAAAGAAGGGGAATCTAAATTTTGAAGAGTATGTGGGATACCTCTTGTAACCCTACTAGatatgctttcatccgccattaaTTGATGTTTTTCACTACTCAAATTGGGAAACCCTAAGCATTGAAAGttaaaaatcttgaaaaatgtcaaaaatattgaattaaattgactaaaatacacaaaataatgaaaacttacacaaatacacCACCACCCCCAAATCTCGGCACAATAAATTGTAGTGGAATCGTGCTTGATGGTAATGGATATATTCTGAGGAGAAAAAAACGGCTAAAATTAATGGAAAGGGAGAGAGAAACGTAATGTATATTACGTGAGCTTGAAAAATGGGAAGTTGGGATAGTGTTCACCATTTTTTACGGTGTATTTGAGAACAATGAGTGCAAGTTACTGTTGTATCTATAATTggtaatttagaaaattaattagctattattattaattttaataaaaggtagttattaacATTAAATAGGTAGTAAAAGTAGCTATAACAAGTAAATTttccataaaataaaaaattgattgTGAGCTATATTATTCAGATTATTAAAAAATACCGTTGAATGTGTGTTGGACCTATCAGAAATAGTTCATTATTAGAGGATTGACATGAGTAGATTAACATTTTTAGAGAATCAAGCAACATATATACGGAGTGCTTTTTTTTATTAGTGGAAACTACGCATTGAAAGGAGATTGAATTGAATTCCAGTGATACGAAAAAATTACCtttgttaaaataaaataaaattgtacttactatatatatatatataaaattgttGAATCTAAGTTCATTCCAGTCATGATTCAAATTtgcattttcttaaattttctcaTTAAAATATCAGACTCCGACAGTACAAAGAAGAAATgtaaaagctttttttttctcaatttaatcatatcataaaaaagtaaaagaagaaTTTGGTGAAGTCATGGTCCAGATGTCTACTGCAACAGCGACCTGCCGGAAAAAAAGCGGCTCATTAACAGAAAACGACAAAGACGTCAATACCCCTAATCTCtcgtttggttgctggtcgAAATAGTCCAAGGATTATAATCCGGGACTAATTATCCCATACGgtgggattattttatctcatctaaaagatggtataaaataatccgtATAAGTAAGGTTAAGAAGGTATAggttaaaaatttattaaagtaatttttttatcaCGTTTGGTgcgaggtataaatttattcgggattattttataccttataccaAACGTGGTATAAAAATTAGCGCCGGGATAACTTCTCTTATACCATGAACCAAACGACCAATAATAGTTTTATGGTCAATTCTCACTGTAGTGACAGCGTTTgtccaaaaatttcataattctTACG
It includes:
- the LOC132031817 gene encoding uncharacterized protein LOC132031817, giving the protein MAVIKKKNLVVDDYCSDLFKPETVLKTYDVPVDPLPDEREWNVPKNILEEVVLPPRYKRPPGRPKKRRDKPLSELLFGKSRHACSTCGHLGHNRRSCSFEPLRK